The nucleotide sequence GCCCGCCTGGCCGATGCATGTGCTGATCACTTGTTTTGTCATCTTCTTGTCCATGCGCAGTGTCATTCCCAAGACCCTCATGACCCCAGAGGTATGTCCGCTACTCATGCATGTCTACAACTACAACTACTAGGAGGGAATATCCTGTGTAGATGCATGCTTTTAAATAAATTAATGAACTGGAGATTCTCAACAAAAGAAAACCCTGAAAGAGCGTAGTAGTATCTCGCCGATTTTGAAGCTGAAACTCGATTTGCTTTTCGAGATAATCGGACAAAATTTGCCAGCAACAACATGTACTAGGAACTTCCCACGCGTACAAAACAGACCGACATTCTCCGCCGTCCATGGCCTGGCGTGGCTCGTCCGAAAGATCTTGGACATGCCATGACAGTTGGGTCCCCGTTCGTACCTGCAGCTTGCAAACGCTTGCTTCTGTTGGACCCAATCATGGCAACGTGCTCACGTTCGGGAGTTGTTTATGTCGTGGCTGTTAGTGTTAGGGCGTAGAGTCACTAATAATCAAATGGGCTTGGGAGTTTGAAGCACTCCTGCCGGTGCTGCAGTCCCAGGGGACATGGCACTTGGGTGTGCAAAAGAAAAGAATACCCTCTACTACTCCTACCTGGAGGAGGAGTAGTTGTGATCAAGAGGTACTAGCAGTATGCTTTTGGCACAAATCCAGATCTCGGCGTGAGGATAAACTACTACTACTAGCAGTGCAAAAAGCGCAGCTGtacactagtagtagtagtagagcaATCTCTTGCCACCAAAAGCCTTGCCATGGCAGCATATTGGGTTATTGGCACCATCTCCTTTCTAATCTGCCTGCTAGGGGAAAAGAGATGTTGCCTTCTTTGGCTGCCCGGCCCTCATGTTTTCTTCAGAATAATGTGTTTCCATGATACGCACTAGGGTTGCCGTATTGTGGTTTATCCTCTACTACTACTATGTCACATCACTGGAAACAATTAAATCGTGGTTCAGAGGGCTCTCACGTTCATGCATATCCAGAGGCATTCTTCTTTTGTGCTGGCTGTGGTCCTCCGCTTCCTGCTTGTCCTTTCACCCTTGCCCAAGGAGGTAAAAGGAGAGTTGATATTTGAACCATCTAATGGCATTTTTGGTCCCCTTCGAGCACAATCATGCCCATCTTGGGAATGTGCTACTAGTAGTGTTTGTCTCCGCAAAATACCGAGTACGTACGTACTAGAGTGTATCACCAAACACAAAGAGACCAAGCATCATGGCACGACAGAGCCTCATTTCTCGCGTTCCCTTTGCAGCATAGCATGGCTGCTGAGGTCATGAGGTGAGCTGCAAAACAACCTTAATGTTTTCTCTGTCTCTGTTTCAGATAAGCGGTGAGACGGTGGGGGAGGTGAGGGCAGTGGCGGACATGCATCAGAGGAAGGCAGAGATGGCAAGGCACTCTGACGCCTTCATAGCCCTGCCTGGTGAGTCACACACACAAACTCAGCACACACATGTAACGATATTACCTCGCCTGGATCAGGATCAGGATCAGGATCAGTTGAATATATAGAACATTCATTGCTGTACAGAAATCAATGGCAGGTTACAGTCAAGTGGTAGGTCAGGCTGTAACTTGGGCATTCTTCACATGTCTATCCAAACAATGAAAGCTAGCTCCAGATCCCATGCATGAATCTGGGTCCAGCTAGCAGGTGTAAATTCCCAATAATTGGTGCAGACGTTCTAGTAGTAGCATCACCCCCACCGAGTTGCACGTCGTGTTGTGCGATGTACAACGAACCAGTAGCAGATTATTCATGTGGATTGTGTCAATGCAGGAGGATATGGTACACTGGAGGAGCTGCTCGAAGTGATTACATGGGCGCAGCTTGGCATCCATCACAAGCCGGTACGGGCTGCCACTGTCCTTTTGTCGATCCTTCCTTGAGGTTGAAATTGAAAATTGTCTGAAAACGAACGCCATGTTCCTTGCTTGCTTCAGGTTGGGCTGCTGAACGTGGACGGGTACTACAACTCGCTGCTGACTTTCATCGACAAGGCCGTGGAGGAAGGGTTTATCAACACCAGCGCGCGCCGCATCATCGTGCTCGCCCCCACGGCGGAGGAGCTCATGGAGAAGCTCGAGGTACCTACATATTCTGACCCTGAACCTGAACCTGAACTCGCGCGTATAAAATTCTGCGTCTCACCGATGAGACTGTTTGTTTCTGTTCAGGACTACGTGCCTTACCACGACAGGGTGGCGTCGAAGCTCAACTGGGATATAGCGGCGGAGATAGGGCACCTAGGGTACTGACCAAGACGTTGTGGCTGCAGCCAAGGGCGAGGCCGGCCAGCCGGTTGCCATGCATGTGTTTAactctgatgatgatgatgcggatTTGGAGTGCAAGATTGATGAAGGGGTTTCCGTTGTTTGATTGTTGTTGTAGTAGTAGCAAATTATGCGAGCGTGCGTGCgttttgtatatgttgtgcttccatcGGGGATAGCTCAAGGATATTGTAAAACCTGACCGGTTTCAACCTCCCTATTAGAGCATCGCCGTCCATCTCTACCTGCTTAATTAGTACTACTACAGCTGCTGGTATCAGTCAATATATTGTTAGTTTTTCAAGGTTGTGAATCCATTGACAACAACATGTACTATAGCAGTGTGCACAACTTTGGTCAGTCAGACTGAGAATTGAATCCAGAGGTGTTTGTGTTTCTCTAAACCATTACCCCTACGCTATGGTTTGTTTTGTGTCTTTCATATCAGCATCTGGTTTTCACTTGGTTTTTCTTATATTATCGAGAGATGCATGACTTTGGGGTCCTGTTTTCTCTTGTTTCCATTGCATGTCGTTGTCTGATATATTAGAAGATTGTAACCGAACGGTACAAGAAAGGCCGAAAATGCTGAATGGAAAGATGAGCACCATGGAGGcccaatttgaaaattttgaaattcaTACTTATACATTTTGAAACCTTTTCCCAATACACATACACCCTAATGtatatgtgtgtaaattttcatgaTGAAATGCGTTAAAATGAGAGCTACAAAAAAATGTGACTTTTCAACACATACACTGTTCATTTTCAAACTCCTTTATTTTGTGGCTCACAATCTAACGCATGAAATACATGAATATACATTACATTCTCTAAATGTGTATAATTTTTAGAAATTGTTTAAATTGCAAAGTTTGAATTTTTAAATTTTTCGGCCTCCAATGTGACCTACTCAAGAGTCAAGAAAGACAAAATCAATAGGTGCCAGGGCCGAGGGATCAAAGCCAGGCCTCCGTGATCATCACTGGTTACAGGGTGTTGCACTAACTACACGACATCCCCGATGCAAAACAAACACTAAAAGCCTATCTCTAAATGTGTCACATCCCGCATCGAAACAACTCAACCTCAGAGGCAATCTGATGGCATGGCTTGCAAGCAATCTTGTTCCTTTCCTTCCAAAGCATCCACATGGTGAGGACGATGACGGAGTCAAAACCTTTTTGTGCATGTCGAGGAACCAACGAGCGGGATGTGGCCCACCACTAGACGAGAACGCAGGTCGGGCTCAGGGTGAAGTGGGTAATGCCACAATGGGAGTGGGTGGAGTGCTAAACCTCACGAGCGAAACACAACGTTCTTAGTACTCACCTTTTCTTAATAGTACGGTTGTCCTATGACTCAAAAGAAACCCAAACAAAACTCCGGGTCTTGGGATAACCACGCCTTTTCCCATTTTGAAAAGTGGGGTGGTCAACCATCTCCATATAAAACATTCGAAAGGCCAATGAACATAGATAAACTTTAATAATCATCATTAGTCTTGCTAACCACATGTCATCACATCAAAATACCACTAGGGATTGAATGCACTTTCAATAACTCGCCGCCAAAAGACCTGAATTTTGGTAGGACCTTTTGTTTCATAGAGATTTCCAAACTTTTTCACCACTGTTCAAACTACCAGCCATATCATTCACTATTGACGCGTTTGGTTACTCACATCGTTTTTTGCCACTTTGCATACTTTTTCCAAGCGAGCCTGGTTGAGCTAACGCAGGCAATAAACCAACATCTGCATGTTGATTTTTTGCCTGCATCCCTTTACCCTGCATCGTAGCAACGACTCTACGCATTGTGTTTTGCTTGCTCGCATTGGCTCGGCTCAGACTACTGCACGTTGTTTGGTTGCATACAGACAACGAGGTCTAGCTACCCTGTACCCTACCTCGTGAGCTTTTCAACTACCTCTACACACGATCACACCAGTAGAACAACACTGCAATCACGACAAACTGAATGATGTCGATGAAGTTCTTCAACCCAAATTGTCGATCCGACTTGCCAAGTTCAACACTGCATGCCTACTTGAGCACGGCCTTGGAGTAAGCATCTGCTGTTGCCTGCTTACTCTTAAACCCTCCGTGGCGGCTGTTTTTGTAACTCGCCACTTGTTCATCGCATGCTTCCCATGAACTATAAACCCCTCGAACCCTCCCTCGGAACACCACATACCAATTGTCTTAGCATGGTAGAAGAGCAACAATTCTAGGAGCAAGCAATGGAGCCCTAGGTTCCcctcgtgatcaacgtggctcatgataccaagatgatgtagggtagaaccctaggtgcccgatctttcatgaaatggaGGGGATCCCGTGAAGAATGTGAATAACACGAGGAGAAATGCGAGGGAAATCAAGAGGGGAAatgagaggaaacactcaaatcgaCAAgaaatgatcacacatgtgctagatccatgaacacaaagagtgatacacgatccaaagtcaacaaagggcGATACAAACGGTAACTAGTTCATCTTTGTGAGGAGGCCTTGAGTCCGCGAGGGATCTTCCTGTGAGGGGTCGTGAATCCAagcgtggatcttctccgtagaggctgcGGTCTCTCGATGGAGGAGAACCacatggatgagcaaagctctatctctaaaatgagctaaacctatgctaaccctaaaaatggggaggaggaggtctatttatagtctaagccacgaaggggtaagtgaggacgcggaatgggtacatgggcctcggcccgagtCATGCGCGCAGGCCCGGATGATCTggatgggggtccggatgatccaggcATGTCCGGATGGTCTGGCTTCACGTAGAGGTTTCACGGGCTCTGCGACTTGCGATCCGGGCGGGGGACCGACGGATCCAGGTATCGGGGATCCAGATGATCCGGACGGAGTCCCGGAGGATCCGGCTTCAAGTGAAGCCTTCGGGTGTCTTAGGCGCAGTCCCGGACGATTTGGGGGAGGGTCCAGATGACCCggctgagcccggatgatccggatggccGTCCGGACGTCCGACCTGGCTCCAGCAGTCGTTctatcttcttcttctcctttcttacgtcttctcttccatgcctcCCTCGCTGATGGTGTAGATGTACGCTTGtgctcgcactcctcctcgacattcatGAAGCTCTGACAATACCTATGCAGGCATAcgagagaagtgtcaagtagtataccatcctcgaaagggtcaagtgaacacgtgtaaaatatatgattcacctttgtgtatgtgaagtagatgtcgcacgtgtaaCTTGcaaaacggactcttgacatggtgatgtccgtaggatgctccgcatcatcccctccccgttgggaaagatccgacctcggatcgaaaaccaaatcaccatgggaaagagatggcatcCCCTGTATAAGTGGACGATCACCAAGTactcgtcatcttgaagctcgaaatggacaatctccaatgtcgcaccgtttagtgattccttcaaaaggagcaagaataacaaacacttggaaaaacatatgtggttagcattagtgcaaaaccaagcattcaagtggtgattcacccaacaagtgtcgtcACCAAGCATATCATGTGGTgtaacaaaggattgtgacatggcatgtaagcacataaattgagcacaatcaaggacatcatggaaacaagcatgtaaatgtgaggtagagatgcacatatgtgtgacaagagaataagcatctaccccaaggtcatagcaagcattcacaaatcgCTCAATGAAATGTCTACGGTAGGCATAGAATCATTCGCAACACCAAATAAAATGGAGGGGTCTAAGCACatggtcaagtgcaagacaatccaagtataacgtgcatagggtgtagtgagcAATGGTttgtcatgtgtgaggcaatcaagtcaatcatgtgacaagcaatgggacatggcatatgtgaaagaatgatattggtgcaaccaaccatatgataggCGCAAGTAATGCACAAGTCGGATGCAACATacaaggtatatatatatatatatcatgatgcatggaaataTGAAAAAGGAaagtcaaagcaagatctctaacatgtgcgcaatcaagtagtccaagatgaccaataagtctcatggtgcaggcaacacaagtagtatgatccggaatatccatgctcaagaaagatgtcaccttgaaggcgtgtccttgtgcatcctTCACAATACCTAAGCACAAGAAAATgaggtgtagaagcgagtcgtggtagaatgtatgaggctcgctctcaagagctcgaatggtcaactcacatgAATTAGAAGTTGACACCAAGTCAAAGTATCCTACATATGCACAAAAGAAAGCAAACaacgtatgtgcatggtagataaacacatcatcgtcgatcatgatggttctcttctcttgcacataaccattattAGCACAAGtgcatcaataatatgatgcaacaatggtgatattcatggaactaggtatatggtgcaaagaagtaatacaagcatgcttcacaagaaatatgaaaaaatctccaaatatatgcgagaatgctatgggggcaatctcattagtaagactaaaatcattgttgcactcaatacatggcgaatcatctagcatgagagaggcaacatatggagatatatgacaagaagcaatagcaATCGTGTGCAAAGCATGggaatggttgtcatcaaccgcatggaatgagcaagtatgaatcatgggtgatgcaacataagcaagcatatcaaTAATGTCgcgcaaactagtggagcgaagatgcaaaaCACTAGGGGagatcatggcaatcatgtcatgtgagaaaatagtaggcataggcaatgcacatgacatatcgcaagcacgaacacgaagcaagatcatagtatcgtCATGGGTATTGGGTacaaatggaacatggcaataacaaggaatatctccaccaagcttgcaaatacacatacaagtactagaatccaTGATCATGTGGAATgcgaagcatgggtcacaaatgcatgtcaaaggcataggaatgagcatatcatgcaaagtgaacatggcaagatgggcatagaatatatAATGGCCAATAACCCATAActatgtgagggccatgtagaggAGGTGCACTGAGGGAACAATGGGAATGAAAATCCACGGAATCCcaaatcatcattgctctctagagctcgtttcgtcaactcatgggattgtgaggttgacaagtattcatgggaacctacacaaaagagacacaaaccaaagaaagtgtatgtgtggtaaatgtacacatcatccatcatgatgtgtatgtgcatgtgtgagttagcacaagataagcatcgcttaAGGAAATtttatgcatggtataagaacatgtcatccatcatgaaagaatagttgttatgtataacacgatggctatgcaaattgagcatacaaataTATGGCATATCAATATCATgttcattcatggggagcatatggtgcacacaagtattgggatcatgcaatggatgggagtgatcaaaatctcctaaaatgtatgaggaaactatgggggtctcctcatgagcagtattggaaacat is from Triticum aestivum cultivar Chinese Spring chromosome 1B, IWGSC CS RefSeq v2.1, whole genome shotgun sequence and encodes:
- the LOC123121452 gene encoding probable cytokinin riboside 5'-monophosphate phosphoribohydrolase LOGL10; this translates as MRQSRFKRICVFCGSSQGKKRSYHDAAIELGNELVARGVDLVYGGGSIGLMGMVSQAVHDGGRHVIGVIPKTLMTPEISGETVGEVRAVADMHQRKAEMARHSDAFIALPGGYGTLEELLEVITWAQLGIHHKPVGLLNVDGYYNSLLTFIDKAVEEGFINTSARRIIVLAPTAEELMEKLEDYVPYHDRVASKLNWDIAAEIGHLGY